Proteins encoded in a region of the Mesoflavibacter profundi genome:
- a CDS encoding TlpA family protein disulfide reductase, translating to MKSIKPKLSLSNILFGLFIVLMIIPQSRQFIQIQLQKGLSVFSPSIEAEDERIQLKTFQWTLQDVNGNIYDFSLAKNKVVFINFWATWCPPCIAEMSDLDQLYNDYKDEVEFLFVTNDDSEKVKAFLTKNGYSLEVYYPMSNHPDFEVSSIPRTFLIDKNGKIVIDKTGVANWNGDKVRATIDKLLND from the coding sequence ATGAAATCTATTAAACCAAAATTATCTTTAAGTAATATTCTGTTTGGGTTGTTTATTGTGTTAATGATAATTCCGCAATCAAGACAGTTTATACAAATTCAATTACAAAAAGGCTTGTCTGTATTTTCTCCTAGTATAGAAGCTGAAGATGAACGAATCCAGTTGAAAACCTTCCAATGGACTTTACAAGATGTTAACGGTAATATTTACGACTTTTCTTTAGCTAAAAACAAAGTAGTATTTATTAATTTTTGGGCAACTTGGTGTCCGCCATGTATTGCAGAAATGTCTGACTTAGATCAACTTTATAACGATTATAAAGATGAAGTTGAATTTTTATTCGTCACCAATGATGATAGTGAAAAAGTGAAAGCATTTTTGACTAAAAATGGTTATAGTTTAGAGGTATATTACCCAATGTCAAATCATCCAGATTTTGAAGTATCAAGTATACCACGCACTTTTTTAATTGATAAAAATGGTAAGATTGTTATTGATAAAACAGGAGTTGCTAATTGGAACGGAGATAAAGTTAGAGCAACTATAGATAAGCTTTTAAACGATTAA
- a CDS encoding phosphoribosyltransferase family protein, which translates to MTSNKNVILNASEIDNKLRRIAYQIYEANVNESEIILAGIDKNGYTLAEDLKIKLQSISSIKPIICKVTIDKKNPLNPINTSLKSDDYKNKSIVLIDDVLNSGSTLIYGVKHFLEVPLKQFKTAVLVNRNHKKFPVKADFKGISLSTSLHEHVQVELNDKSWLAYLE; encoded by the coding sequence ATGACTAGCAATAAGAATGTAATATTAAACGCTTCTGAAATAGATAATAAACTAAGAAGAATAGCCTATCAAATTTACGAGGCTAATGTTAATGAATCTGAAATTATTCTAGCTGGTATAGACAAAAATGGTTATACTTTAGCTGAAGATTTAAAAATTAAACTACAGAGTATTTCTTCAATAAAACCAATAATTTGCAAGGTTACAATTGATAAAAAGAACCCATTAAATCCAATAAACACATCATTAAAATCAGATGATTACAAAAACAAATCCATAGTTTTAATTGATGATGTTTTAAATTCTGGGAGCACTTTGATATATGGTGTAAAACATTTTTTAGAAGTGCCTTTAAAACAGTTTAAAACAGCTGTTTTAGTGAACAGAAATCATAAAAAATTCCCGGTTAAAGCAGATTTTAAAGGAATTTCACTTTCTACCTCATTACATGAACACGTACAAGTCGAATTAAACGATAAGTCTTGGTTAGCTTACTTAGAATAA
- a CDS encoding phytoene desaturase family protein — protein MNKNIAIIGSGFSALSAACYLAKEGNNVSVFEKNESIGGRCRQFKKDGFTFDMGPSWYWMPDIFEKFFNDFGKTTSDFYQLDKLSPAYKIFFSDDIITIGDSLDKICEEFERIEHGSSITLKKFINKAADNYNIAINKIVLKPGISPLELVTKDTIVRLDQFFKTISNDVRKKFNNPKLISTLEFPVLFLGAKPSNTPSFYNFMNYADFGLGTWHPKGGMYQIILAMQQIAEDLGVKIHTNTNVNNISVSNKNATAITVNDKEIHFDILISGADYHHTETLLPENYRQYSQKYWDKKVFAPSSLLFYLGINKKLKNVSHHNLFFDTNFETHAEDIYDNPKWPNQPLFYANFPSVSDQTMAPEGCENAFFLIPIAPGLEDTPEIRSQYFDIIISRFEALTKQSIKNNVIFKDSFCVNDFIKDYNSFKGNAYGMANTLLQTAFLRPNLKSKKVNNLYFTGQLTVPGPGVPPALISGKLVAELILKNHQ, from the coding sequence ATGAATAAAAACATAGCCATAATAGGATCTGGATTTTCTGCCTTATCTGCAGCTTGCTACTTAGCTAAAGAAGGGAATAATGTTTCTGTTTTTGAAAAAAACGAAAGTATTGGCGGACGCTGTAGACAGTTTAAAAAAGACGGTTTTACTTTTGATATGGGCCCAAGTTGGTATTGGATGCCAGATATTTTCGAAAAGTTTTTTAACGACTTTGGGAAAACAACTTCAGATTTTTATCAATTGGACAAGCTTTCACCTGCTTATAAAATTTTCTTCAGTGACGACATCATAACTATTGGTGATTCTTTAGATAAGATTTGTGAAGAATTTGAGCGTATAGAACATGGTAGCTCTATTACTCTTAAAAAATTTATAAATAAAGCTGCAGACAATTATAATATAGCTATAAATAAAATTGTTTTAAAACCTGGAATTTCTCCATTAGAATTAGTTACAAAAGACACTATAGTTCGCTTAGATCAGTTTTTTAAAACCATAAGCAACGATGTTAGAAAAAAATTTAACAACCCTAAATTAATTTCTACATTAGAGTTTCCGGTTTTATTTTTAGGTGCAAAACCAAGTAATACACCTTCTTTTTACAACTTTATGAATTATGCCGATTTTGGTTTGGGAACATGGCATCCTAAAGGTGGTATGTATCAAATCATACTAGCTATGCAACAAATAGCAGAGGATTTAGGTGTTAAAATTCATACTAATACGAATGTAAATAACATATCTGTATCTAATAAAAATGCAACTGCTATAACTGTTAATGATAAAGAAATTCATTTTGATATTTTGATAAGTGGTGCAGATTACCATCATACCGAAACACTTTTACCAGAAAATTACAGACAATACTCACAAAAATATTGGGATAAAAAAGTCTTTGCACCTTCTTCCCTATTATTTTATTTAGGGATAAATAAAAAACTTAAAAATGTCTCGCATCACAACTTGTTTTTCGATACTAATTTCGAAACACATGCTGAAGATATTTATGATAATCCTAAATGGCCTAACCAACCATTATTTTACGCAAACTTCCCTTCGGTTTCAGACCAAACTATGGCGCCAGAAGGTTGCGAGAATGCCTTCTTTTTAATTCCTATTGCACCAGGCTTGGAAGACACACCAGAAATTAGATCTCAATATTTCGATATTATAATTTCAAGATTTGAAGCCTTAACCAAACAAAGCATTAAAAATAATGTTATCTTTAAAGATAGCTTTTGTGTAAACGACTTTATTAAAGACTATAATTCTTTTAAAGGAAATGCGTATGGTATGGCAAATACACTTTTGCAAACAGCCTTTTTAAGGCCTAATTTAAAAAGTAAAAAAGTTAATAATCTCTACTTTACAGGACAATTAACAGTTCCTGGTCCAGGTGTACCGCCAGCGTTAATATCTGGAAAATTAGTAGCAGAGCTAATCCTTAAAAACCACCAATAA
- a CDS encoding sterol desaturase family protein, which translates to MKTIYWILIFLGTFSIMEFMAWFTHKYIMHGFLWSLHKDHHLKDHDSWFERNDAFFIFYAIVSMTCFYLWSYEDIWYTLPIGLGIMAYGAAYFLVHDIFIHQRFKMFRNANNWYARGVRRAHKIHHKHIGKEDGENFGMLVVPFKYFKK; encoded by the coding sequence ATGAAAACAATATATTGGATATTAATCTTTTTAGGCACATTTTCTATAATGGAATTTATGGCATGGTTTACTCATAAATACATCATGCACGGATTTTTATGGTCACTTCATAAAGATCATCATCTAAAAGATCACGACAGCTGGTTTGAGCGTAATGATGCCTTTTTTATCTTTTATGCCATAGTTAGTATGACTTGCTTTTACTTATGGAGTTACGAAGATATTTGGTACACATTACCAATAGGATTAGGTATTATGGCTTATGGTGCAGCTTACTTCTTAGTACACGATATTTTTATCCATCAACGCTTTAAAATGTTTAGAAATGCCAATAATTGGTACGCACGTGGTGTTAGACGTGCACACAAAATACATCACAAGCATATTGGTAAAGAAGATGGAGAAAACTTTGGCATGTTAGTCGTACCATTTAAGTATTTCAAAAAATAG
- a CDS encoding MerR family transcriptional regulator, translated as MNSIKTKFSIKDLENLSGIKAHTIRIWEKRYNLFQPNRTDTNIRYYSLSSLQKILNISFLNNNGYKISKIAKLSETEIPNLVKEIAASKDQNNHSINLLKLAMINFDQGLFHKTYNKLIEEMSFREIFFDVFIPLLNHVGLLWQTDTITPTHEHFIVELIKKKILLHTEEVNKNFIPSLDETTYVIFLPENEMHELGIMYTNFELAKRGLHTIYLGQSVPIDSLVFLISKYNKISFVSSFTIQPEKENTLSYLDEFYDKLLKGTKNEFYVSGKLTEGLNSMPDKKIHLHQTTKSLIEHIK; from the coding sequence ATGAACAGTATTAAAACAAAATTTAGCATTAAAGACCTAGAAAACCTTTCTGGGATAAAAGCGCATACTATTAGAATATGGGAGAAGCGCTACAATTTATTTCAGCCTAATAGAACCGATACTAATATTAGATATTACAGTTTATCAAGTCTACAAAAGATTTTAAATATTAGCTTTTTAAACAATAATGGTTACAAAATATCTAAAATAGCAAAACTTAGCGAGACAGAAATCCCTAATCTTGTTAAAGAAATCGCAGCAAGTAAAGATCAAAATAATCATTCTATAAATCTATTAAAATTAGCAATGATAAATTTTGATCAAGGATTGTTCCACAAGACATACAACAAATTAATTGAAGAAATGTCATTCAGAGAAATATTCTTTGATGTCTTTATTCCTCTTTTAAATCATGTTGGTCTCTTATGGCAAACAGATACAATTACTCCAACACACGAACATTTTATTGTTGAATTAATAAAAAAGAAGATACTACTACACACAGAAGAAGTTAACAAAAACTTTATTCCATCTTTAGACGAAACTACGTATGTAATATTTTTACCTGAAAATGAAATGCACGAATTGGGTATAATGTATACCAATTTTGAACTAGCCAAAAGAGGACTTCACACTATTTACCTTGGTCAATCTGTACCAATAGATAGCTTAGTCTTCTTAATTTCTAAATACAATAAAATAAGTTTTGTTTCGAGTTTTACAATACAACCTGAAAAAGAAAATACGCTCTCATATTTAGACGAATTCTACGATAAATTATTAAAAGGTACTAAAAATGAATTTTATGTATCTGGTAAACTAACAGAAGGATTAAATTCTATGCCAGACAAAAAGATCCATTTACATCAAACCACAAAATCATTAATAGAACACATTAAATGA
- a CDS encoding phytoene/squalene synthase family protein has translation MKALFDSVSNNCSKLVTNAYSTSFSLATKMLAKSIRQDIYNIYGFVRFADEIVDSFHDFNKEELFNNFENDLELALKNKISLNPILNAFQHTYHKYNIEKHMVDAFMKSMRLDLSEVKYTTDKEYKDYIYGSADVVGLMCLKVFVKGDQNQFESLKDSAMSLGSAFQKVNFLRDLKADHETLDRTYFPNTDLNNLTEEDKLFIINDIENDFKAGLNGIRLLPIEAKFGVFTAYRYYSQLLKKLKLTPALDIKNTRIRVPNYKKAELLTRSFVKYQLNLL, from the coding sequence ATGAAAGCTTTATTCGATTCTGTATCAAATAATTGTAGCAAACTAGTAACAAATGCTTACAGCACATCTTTTTCTTTGGCTACAAAAATGCTAGCAAAATCTATAAGACAAGATATTTACAATATTTATGGTTTTGTAAGATTTGCAGACGAGATTGTAGACTCTTTTCACGATTTTAATAAAGAAGAATTATTTAACAATTTTGAAAACGATTTAGAATTAGCTCTAAAAAATAAAATTAGTCTAAACCCAATATTAAATGCGTTTCAACATACATATCACAAGTATAACATAGAAAAACATATGGTTGATGCGTTTATGAAAAGCATGAGATTAGACCTTTCTGAAGTTAAGTACACGACAGATAAAGAATATAAAGATTACATTTATGGCTCTGCAGATGTAGTTGGTTTAATGTGTTTAAAGGTATTTGTTAAAGGTGATCAAAACCAATTTGAAAGCTTAAAAGATAGCGCTATGTCGTTAGGTTCTGCTTTTCAAAAAGTAAATTTTTTAAGAGACTTAAAAGCAGATCACGAGACTTTAGATCGTACTTATTTCCCAAATACAGATTTAAATAATCTTACAGAAGAAGATAAATTATTTATAATTAACGATATTGAAAATGATTTTAAAGCTGGTTTAAACGGAATAAGATTACTACCTATAGAAGCTAAATTTGGTGTCTTTACAGCGTACAGATATTATTCGCAATTATTAAAAAAACTTAAACTTACACCTGCTTTAGACATTAAAAACACAAGAATTCGTGTTCCTAACTACAAAAAAGCCGAATTACTAACTAGAAGTTTTGTAAAGTACCAGCTAAATTTATTATAA
- a CDS encoding lycopene cyclase family protein, whose protein sequence is MSQKHYDYIIVGNGLAGLQLALAFAKDSYFNYKSIALIDASTKTENDKTWSFWEKNNSTFSHLAYQSWQHATIYAEDQKISLNLKPYTYKSIRAIDFYAEAKAQLNQQDNITFLVETVTSVKEKNIVEVTTKTNNYTTNHVFDSRIPDAFFKDEKATTLIQHFKGWIIEAESDVFNENSFTMMDYRLKDNNQTTFMYVLPHTKNKALVEFTYFTENTVKNDHYDNYLKQYISEYLNINNYNIIETEVGQIPMTTFDFQSFNTSKITKIGTAGGWVKPSTGYSFKLTEKRVAKIIKNIKSNQPTTNGLFKNKYKFYDKVFLQVLKDNNEKGEWIFKQFYSKNSTPTMFEFLDEESSLFEDIKIMWSLFSFRFIKAFFKTL, encoded by the coding sequence ATGTCTCAAAAACATTATGATTATATCATAGTTGGCAATGGTTTAGCTGGTCTTCAATTAGCCTTAGCTTTTGCCAAAGATTCTTATTTTAATTACAAATCCATTGCTTTAATAGACGCTTCTACTAAAACTGAAAATGATAAAACTTGGAGTTTTTGGGAAAAAAACAATAGCACTTTTAGTCATCTAGCTTACCAATCTTGGCAACATGCAACTATCTACGCAGAAGACCAAAAAATAAGCTTAAACCTAAAACCTTATACTTATAAATCGATACGCGCAATAGATTTTTATGCGGAAGCTAAAGCACAACTCAATCAGCAAGACAACATTACATTTTTGGTAGAAACCGTGACTTCTGTTAAAGAAAAAAATATAGTTGAAGTCACTACCAAAACAAACAACTATACGACAAATCATGTTTTTGATAGTCGAATTCCTGACGCGTTTTTTAAAGATGAAAAAGCCACAACTTTAATACAACATTTTAAAGGTTGGATTATAGAAGCTGAAAGCGATGTTTTTAATGAAAACAGCTTTACAATGATGGATTATCGTTTAAAAGATAATAATCAAACAACCTTTATGTATGTATTACCGCATACAAAAAATAAAGCGTTAGTCGAATTCACTTATTTTACAGAAAACACTGTTAAGAATGATCATTACGACAACTATTTAAAGCAATATATTTCAGAATATTTAAACATTAATAATTATAATATTATTGAAACTGAAGTTGGTCAAATACCAATGACAACTTTTGATTTTCAATCGTTTAACACATCCAAAATCACTAAAATTGGTACAGCTGGCGGTTGGGTAAAACCTTCAACGGGATATTCTTTTAAACTCACAGAAAAAAGAGTTGCAAAAATTATTAAAAACATAAAATCCAATCAACCAACCACAAACGGACTTTTTAAAAACAAGTATAAATTTTACGACAAAGTATTTTTACAAGTTTTAAAAGATAATAATGAAAAAGGCGAATGGATCTTTAAACAATTTTACAGTAAAAATAGTACACCAACCATGTTTGAATTTTTAGATGAAGAGTCTTCACTTTTTGAAGACATTAAAATTATGTGGTCGCTATTTAGTTTCAGATTTATTAAAGCTTTTTTCAAAACACTTTAA
- a CDS encoding aconitate hydratase, whose product MAFDIDMIKKVYSQMVERVDAAREVVGKPLTLSEKILYNHLWDGTPKTAFTRGKDYVDFAPDRIACQDATAQMALLQFMQAGKDKVAVPTTVHCDHLIQAKDGAEKDLKHANNVSKEVFEFLESVSNKYGIGFWKPGAGIIHQVVLENYAFPGGMMIGTDSHTVNAGGLGMVAIGVGGADAVDVMAGMAWELKFPKLIGVKLTGKLSGWTAPKDVILKVAEILTVKGGTGAIVEYFGPGATSMSCTGKGTICNMGAEIGATTSTFGYDDSMERYLRATDRSDVADAANKVREYLTADPEVYANPEQYFDQVIEINLSELNPLLNGPFTPDLSTPAGKEMTKKATDNDWPLQVEWGLIGSCTNSSYEDLSRASSIAQQALDKKLKTKAEFGINPGSEQVRYTTERDGILEIFEKLDATIFTNACGPCIGQWARYSDPKNAPKNSIVHSFNRNFAKRADGNPNTHAFVASPELTAAIAIAGRLDFNPMTDKLINEDGEEVMLDEPTGWELPPKGFEVKENGYLEPREDGSSVVVKVTEDSERLQLLTPFTPIGDSITGAKLLIKAFGKCTTDHISMAGPWLRFRGHLDNISNNCLIGAVNAYNKKTNFVKNQLTGEYGGVPDTQREYKKEGVWTVVVGDHNYGEGSSREHAAMEPRHLGVAAVIVKSFARIHETNLKKQGMLGLTFDNEADYDLIQEDDTFNFLDLNEFAPNKPLHIEVVHSDGSKDTIKVNHTYNEAQIEWYKAGSALNLIAAQNA is encoded by the coding sequence TTTGGGACGGAACACCAAAAACAGCTTTCACAAGAGGTAAAGATTATGTAGATTTTGCACCAGATAGAATTGCTTGTCAAGACGCAACAGCACAAATGGCATTATTGCAATTTATGCAAGCAGGAAAAGATAAAGTTGCAGTGCCAACTACGGTGCATTGTGATCACTTAATTCAAGCTAAAGATGGTGCTGAAAAAGATTTAAAGCATGCAAACAATGTTAGTAAAGAGGTTTTTGAATTTTTAGAATCAGTTTCTAACAAATACGGTATTGGCTTCTGGAAACCAGGAGCGGGTATAATTCACCAAGTGGTATTAGAGAATTATGCGTTTCCTGGAGGAATGATGATTGGTACAGATTCTCATACCGTTAACGCTGGTGGATTAGGTATGGTAGCTATTGGTGTTGGTGGCGCAGATGCAGTAGATGTAATGGCTGGAATGGCTTGGGAACTTAAATTTCCTAAGTTAATAGGTGTTAAGTTAACAGGTAAATTGTCTGGTTGGACAGCACCAAAAGACGTTATTTTAAAAGTTGCTGAAATATTAACAGTAAAAGGTGGTACTGGCGCAATTGTAGAGTATTTTGGTCCTGGCGCAACATCTATGTCTTGTACAGGAAAAGGAACCATTTGTAATATGGGAGCAGAAATAGGAGCAACTACTTCTACTTTTGGTTATGACGATTCTATGGAGCGTTATTTACGTGCAACAGATAGATCTGATGTAGCAGACGCTGCAAATAAAGTTCGTGAATACTTAACAGCAGATCCTGAAGTATATGCTAATCCAGAACAATATTTTGATCAAGTAATTGAAATTAATTTATCTGAATTAAATCCATTATTAAACGGACCATTTACTCCAGATTTATCAACTCCAGCTGGTAAAGAAATGACTAAAAAAGCCACAGATAACGATTGGCCTTTACAAGTAGAATGGGGATTAATTGGTTCTTGTACAAATTCGTCTTACGAAGATTTATCAAGAGCGTCATCTATTGCGCAACAAGCATTAGATAAAAAGCTAAAAACTAAAGCAGAATTTGGTATCAATCCTGGTTCTGAGCAAGTAAGATATACTACAGAAAGAGATGGTATTTTAGAAATCTTTGAAAAATTAGATGCTACAATATTTACTAACGCTTGTGGACCTTGTATTGGTCAATGGGCTAGATATAGCGATCCTAAAAATGCACCAAAAAACAGTATAGTTCATTCGTTTAATAGAAACTTTGCTAAGCGTGCAGATGGTAACCCAAATACACATGCTTTTGTGGCGTCTCCAGAATTAACAGCAGCTATAGCAATTGCTGGTCGTTTGGATTTTAATCCAATGACAGATAAATTAATTAATGAAGATGGAGAAGAAGTGATGTTAGACGAACCAACTGGATGGGAATTACCACCAAAAGGTTTTGAAGTTAAAGAAAACGGTTATTTAGAACCAAGAGAAGATGGTAGTAGCGTTGTTGTTAAAGTTACCGAAGATTCTGAAAGATTACAATTATTAACACCATTTACACCAATAGGTGATTCAATAACAGGTGCTAAATTATTAATTAAAGCTTTTGGAAAATGTACCACAGACCATATTAGTATGGCTGGACCTTGGTTACGTTTTAGAGGTCACTTAGATAATATTTCTAACAACTGTTTAATTGGAGCAGTAAATGCTTACAATAAGAAAACTAACTTTGTTAAAAACCAATTAACTGGTGAATATGGTGGCGTACCAGATACACAACGCGAATACAAGAAAGAAGGTGTTTGGACGGTTGTAGTTGGTGATCATAATTACGGTGAAGGTTCTTCACGTGAGCATGCTGCGATGGAGCCAAGACACTTAGGTGTAGCTGCTGTAATTGTAAAATCTTTTGCACGTATACACGAAACAAACCTTAAAAAGCAAGGTATGTTAGGTTTAACGTTTGATAATGAAGCCGATTACGATCTAATACAAGAAGATGATACATTTAACTTCTTAGATTTAAATGAATTTGCACCTAATAAACCACTTCATATTGAAGTCGTACATTCAGACGGAAGTAAAGACACTATTAAAGTAAATCATACGTATAACGAAGCTCAAATAGAATGGTATAAAGCAGGTTCTGCTTTAAATTTAATTGCAGCTCAAAACGCATAG
- a CDS encoding RNA-binding S4 domain-containing protein produces MRIDKYLWCVRYFKTRNQASIACKKGHVKVNGDTVKPSREVYATDKIEVRKNQINYILTVLDIPTNRVGAKLVDIYRVDNTPKSAFETQELLKFAKDYYRKKGTGRPTKKDRRDLDDLDLKNQQ; encoded by the coding sequence ATGAGAATTGATAAGTATTTATGGTGTGTAAGGTATTTTAAAACAAGAAATCAGGCTTCTATAGCTTGTAAAAAAGGGCATGTTAAAGTAAATGGAGACACTGTAAAACCAAGTAGAGAAGTTTATGCAACAGATAAAATTGAAGTTAGAAAAAACCAAATAAATTATATTTTAACTGTTTTAGATATTCCAACTAACAGAGTTGGAGCTAAGTTAGTTGACATATATCGTGTTGATAACACCCCAAAATCTGCTTTTGAAACTCAAGAACTTCTTAAATTTGCTAAAGATTACTATAGAAAAAAAGGAACTGGACGACCTACAAAAAAAGATAGACGCGATTTAGACGATTTAGATTTAAAAAACCAACAATAA
- a CDS encoding shikimate kinase produces the protein MILVFLGYMASGKSTVGKHVAEILNYSFIDLDFYIEEKEKMKVKDIFETKGEIYFRKIEHTYLKDIINEQKNCVLSLGGGTPCFYDSVDWLNTINNVITIYLKASIDVITTRLVNDTIRPLISHLKSKEEIKEFIAKHLFERSFFYNKAQIKLNTTDLSIEEISEKILLELF, from the coding sequence ATGATTTTAGTTTTTTTAGGGTATATGGCTTCAGGAAAGTCTACTGTAGGTAAACATGTTGCGGAAATTTTAAATTATTCATTTATAGATTTGGATTTTTATATTGAAGAAAAAGAAAAAATGAAAGTAAAAGACATTTTTGAAACAAAAGGTGAAATTTACTTTAGAAAAATAGAGCATACTTATCTAAAAGATATTATAAATGAACAGAAAAATTGTGTTTTATCTTTAGGAGGAGGAACACCTTGTTTTTATGATTCAGTAGATTGGTTAAACACAATTAATAATGTTATAACAATTTATTTGAAAGCGAGTATAGATGTTATTACAACCAGATTAGTTAATGATACAATAAGACCATTAATTAGTCATTTAAAATCTAAAGAAGAAATTAAAGAGTTTATTGCTAAACATTTATTCGAGCGTTCTTTCTTTTATAATAAAGCTCAAATAAAATTAAATACTACTGATTTGAGCATTGAAGAAATAAGTGAAAAAATATTACTCGAATTATTCTAA